One Syntrophales bacterium DNA segment encodes these proteins:
- the prfB gene encoding peptide chain release factor 2 (programmed frameshift), translating into MIEGSEALAQTFEDLQKRIENLGVCLDVAGKETEKNALETRILKDDFWSDPEAAREVLKRKSRLEEVISGWKERERIYRDLAQLYEMASEEGDEDTLRDISRELGGLETSVRDDEFRLMLGAEEDRLNAILNINAGAGGTEAQDWAEMLFRMYGRWAERKGYRMQVIDLLPGEEAGIKSASMTLEGPYAYGYAKAEIGIHRLVRISPFDAGARRHTSFASVFVYPEVSDEIVIEIDENDLRVDTYRSTGAGGQHVNKTDSAVRITHIPTGIVVQCQNERSQHKNKSMAMKYLKSRLYERKLTEQRAKQDEMEKSKKDIAWGSQIRSYVLHPYKMVKDHRTSLETGNVTRILDGEIDDFIEAYLLAASKR; encoded by the exons ATGATCGAAGGATCTGAAGCACTGGCGCAGACTTTTGAGGATCTTCAGAAAAGGATTGAAAACCTCGGGGTGTGCCTT GACGTTGCCGGCAAGGAAACCGAAAAAAACGCCCTGGAGACTCGGATCCTGAAAGACGACTTCTGGAGCGATCCGGAAGCGGCCAGGGAAGTCCTGAAGCGGAAGAGCCGCCTGGAAGAGGTCATCAGCGGCTGGAAGGAAAGGGAACGGATTTACCGCGATCTGGCCCAGCTTTACGAAATGGCCTCCGAGGAGGGGGACGAGGATACGCTCCGCGATATCTCCCGGGAACTCGGCGGTCTCGAAACGAGTGTCCGGGACGATGAATTCCGCCTCATGCTGGGTGCGGAAGAAGACCGGCTCAACGCCATCCTCAACATCAACGCCGGCGCCGGCGGCACCGAGGCCCAGGACTGGGCGGAGATGCTCTTCCGGATGTACGGTCGGTGGGCGGAGCGAAAAGGCTACCGGATGCAGGTGATCGATCTCCTGCCCGGTGAAGAGGCGGGCATCAAGAGCGCGTCCATGACGCTGGAAGGGCCCTACGCCTACGGCTATGCCAAGGCGGAAATCGGCATTCATCGCCTAGTCCGGATCTCTCCGTTCGATGCCGGCGCCCGGCGTCATACATCCTTTGCCTCCGTGTTCGTCTATCCCGAAGTGAGCGACGAGATCGTCATCGAGATCGACGAGAACGACCTGCGCGTCGATACCTACCGATCCACCGGAGCCGGCGGACAGCACGTCAACAAAACGGACTCGGCCGTCCGGATCACCCATATTCCGACGGGCATCGTGGTCCAGTGCCAGAACGAGCGGTCCCAGCACAAAAACAAGTCCATGGCCATGAAGTACCTCAAATCCCGCCTGTACGAGCGCAAGTTGACGGAGCAGCGGGCCAAACAGGACGAAATGGAGAAGTCGAAGAAAGACATCGCCTGGGGGAGCCAGATCCGGTCCTATGTCCTCCATCCTTACAAGATGGTCAAGGACCACCGAACCAGTCTTGAGACAGGCAATGTCACCCGCATCCTCGACGGGGAGATTGACGATTTCATCGAGGCCTATCTTCTCGCGGCTTCCAAGAGATAA
- a CDS encoding LysM peptidoglycan-binding domain-containing protein: protein MSKRSVCRFIFLVVFVCCFPGTGWSAEGQPSANPGIAAAMDVKDPFAEKARTAGNPGSVEKKAALSDPVQPETKNGEGQDQDLMEEALALLEESQASWSRGDLEGALELLDQAYALVLETDGDPVVARQKDDLRLLVARRILAIYTSMRTEAKGKRGEIPLLINADVEKEIRSFQTIERNFFIESYRRSGMYRPAMVRQLKKAGLPEELSWLPLVESGFKIRALSRARALGPWQFIPSTGYKYGLNRTDWVDERMDVEKSTRAAIDYLKALHEMFGDWLTVLAAYNCGEGRVLRVISQQKLNYLDRFWDLYHMLPYETARYVPRFLATLHIIRDPKKYGMELPETLDKEIPYEAVKVRKSMKLAEIATRIETSEETLVFLNPELRHGITPDQDYDLRVPIEKGELLVKKMDEIPRWDLPAPERDPRRFVRHRVKRGESLASIARKYRTTTQAIRSCNPGLSRKGVRVGQPLSIPVARKAAVSPVKEARKKASSGGGATYRVKRGDSLSEVAERCDTTPEEIRRLNRIKGNKLIAGQLLKVPPRGNDEDTSGEAAEKKVQKSGKKAKSGASSTGEAGRSYKVRKGDNLFRIAVRNGTSVDSLRKANNLGDGDSIQPGQIIHIR, encoded by the coding sequence ATGTCGAAACGATCCGTTTGCCGGTTCATCTTCCTGGTGGTTTTTGTCTGCTGTTTCCCCGGAACGGGATGGAGTGCTGAGGGACAGCCGTCGGCGAATCCGGGGATTGCCGCTGCCATGGATGTTAAGGACCCGTTTGCAGAAAAAGCGCGGACGGCGGGGAATCCGGGTTCTGTGGAAAAGAAAGCCGCACTTTCGGATCCCGTGCAGCCGGAAACAAAGAACGGGGAGGGACAGGATCAGGACCTGATGGAAGAAGCCCTGGCCCTCCTGGAAGAATCCCAGGCATCCTGGTCCAGGGGGGATCTGGAAGGGGCCCTGGAGCTCCTCGATCAGGCCTACGCCCTGGTCCTGGAAACGGACGGGGACCCCGTTGTCGCCCGGCAGAAGGATGACCTGAGGCTGCTTGTGGCCCGTCGCATCCTGGCCATCTATACCTCCATGAGGACCGAGGCCAAAGGAAAGCGCGGAGAGATCCCCCTCCTGATAAATGCGGATGTGGAAAAGGAGATCCGATCCTTCCAGACGATCGAACGGAATTTCTTCATCGAGTCCTACCGGCGTTCCGGTATGTACCGCCCTGCCATGGTCCGGCAACTCAAAAAGGCCGGATTGCCGGAAGAGCTTTCCTGGCTGCCCCTTGTGGAAAGCGGATTCAAGATCCGCGCCCTCTCTAGGGCCCGAGCGCTGGGGCCATGGCAGTTCATCCCTTCCACCGGTTACAAATACGGCCTGAACCGGACGGACTGGGTCGACGAGCGGATGGATGTGGAAAAGTCGACCCGGGCGGCCATCGACTACCTGAAGGCCCTCCACGAGATGTTCGGTGACTGGCTGACGGTGCTGGCGGCGTACAATTGCGGTGAGGGAAGGGTTCTCCGGGTCATCTCGCAGCAGAAGCTGAACTATCTGGACCGATTCTGGGATCTTTACCACATGCTGCCCTATGAGACGGCGCGCTATGTGCCGCGATTCCTGGCGACGTTGCACATCATCAGGGATCCGAAGAAATACGGGATGGAGCTGCCCGAGACGCTGGACAAGGAGATCCCTTATGAAGCAGTGAAGGTCAGGAAGTCCATGAAGCTGGCGGAGATTGCAACCCGGATCGAGACCTCCGAAGAGACTCTGGTCTTTCTGAACCCGGAGCTACGCCACGGCATCACCCCCGACCAGGACTACGACCTGAGGGTGCCGATTGAAAAAGGGGAATTGCTGGTCAAGAAAATGGACGAGATTCCCAGGTGGGATCTGCCCGCGCCGGAACGTGATCCCCGCCGGTTTGTCCGGCACCGGGTGAAACGGGGGGAATCCCTGGCGTCCATCGCCAGGAAATACAGAACAACGACCCAGGCCATCCGTTCCTGCAATCCAGGCTTGTCCAGGAAAGGAGTCCGGGTCGGGCAGCCGCTTTCAATCCCGGTGGCGAGAAAAGCCGCTGTGTCACCGGTCAAAGAAGCCAGGAAAAAAGCATCATCCGGGGGGGGCGCCACCTATCGGGTGAAAAGGGGAGATTCCCTTTCGGAAGTGGCGGAGCGCTGTGACACAACCCCCGAAGAGATCCGGCGGCTCAACAGGATCAAGGGAAACAAGCTCATCGCCGGTCAGTTGTTGAAGGTCCCGCCCCGGGGGAACGATGAGGATACCTCCGGGGAAGCAGCGGAAAAGAAGGTTCAGAAGAGCGGGAAAAAAGCAAAATCCGGAGCATCATCCACCGGAGAGGCAGGCAGGTCATACAAGGTCCGCAAGGGGGATAATCTCTTTCGGATCGCCGTCCGTAACGGAACGAGCGTTGACAGCCTGAGAAAAGCAAACAACCTGGGGGATGGAGATTCCATCCAGCCCGGGCAGATCATCCATATCCGGTAA
- the ybeY gene encoding rRNA maturation RNase YbeY: MDIWIENRQKKEKIDRRRVRSALRKALHRLGRDDAEVSLLFLDDEGIREINRTYLNRDYPTNVISFSMTEGPFGDLNPRVLGDIVISVERSRAEALESGLAPEDYQDFLIIHGLLHLLGYDHESPREEDGEHMREMEREIFRLIKGYRIGGGD; this comes from the coding sequence ATGGACATCTGGATCGAAAACCGACAGAAAAAGGAAAAGATCGACCGGCGTCGGGTGCGGAGCGCGCTGCGTAAGGCACTCCACAGGCTCGGCCGGGATGACGCCGAGGTAAGCCTGCTTTTCCTCGATGACGAAGGGATTCGCGAGATCAACCGGACCTATCTGAACCGGGATTATCCCACCAACGTCATCTCCTTCTCCATGACCGAAGGCCCCTTCGGAGATCTGAATCCCCGGGTCCTGGGCGACATTGTGATTTCCGTGGAGAGGTCCCGCGCGGAAGCCCTGGAATCAGGGCTGGCCCCGGAAGACTACCAGGACTTCCTGATCATCCATGGGCTCCTGCATCTCCTCGGGTATGATCATGAATCCCCCCGGGAAGAGGATGGGGAGCACATGCGGGAGATGGAGCGGGAGATTTTCCGCCTTATCAAGGGATACCGGATCGGCGGTGGGGATTGA
- a CDS encoding HDIG domain-containing protein, translating into MNPIDRTVESISSSLRKAVREVQFLPPFARNRQFQMWATAILLSLIVAYLLTPTVHFIPPSYKLGSIAARDIRADRDFFVEDKAATELKRMEAVNSLPAIYDLDMDMPDRQRLQIERAFSAMEAAIRGIDRTALSVGVLTVKDLGEIARGRKDMEQVLGVSIPEQEFQVLLKYRFSADLAGKIVRLLTSVYRTEWITNVSFLTRDTRNGIIVRDLKTQQEERLSDLSPIWHMRDAENLVRRKASLVLRDEREDVRRAATGLIIRLIQPNLILNQPATEKERKTAIDTVKPVLYQVQKGEVITREGQKITTSDLEKITALYKIESDSVTEKIAMYAGMLLLTMFFALTLYTVARRWLRKPNQENADRIFLSLTILLHFLLIKAGIFVAGAVNRAFPFIPTEAVYYAIPFAFGPMMVAFLIMRKLSLLFAVFTSVLASFLFDSLISMTLYALLGSIVGSYYIAHCRQRSSFLRAGFLLGIVNVAIILCLGLLEGSLSDMAILAKLAMGFLGGLLSGIFVAGISPLFESVFPYTTDIKLLELANLNQPIFQRMIIEAPGTYHHSVVLGSMVEAAAESIGANSLLAKVGAYYHDIGKLAKPLYFIENQRDGENRHEKLSPRMSARVITAHVKDGCELAAQAGLNQDVLNIIREHHGTSLVTYFYEKARKDKDPSIRALPESDFRYPGPKPQSRESGLVLLGDVMEASSRTLTNPTPARIRNFVQERIERVVADGQLDSCALTLMDLNMIAESFTRILTGMFHHRIDYPAPPARETNGRKESSTPNGQNGHLDRKPTEKGKDRPASGAERAA; encoded by the coding sequence ATGAATCCCATCGACCGAACCGTTGAAAGCATTTCGTCCAGTCTTCGGAAGGCCGTCCGTGAGGTGCAGTTCCTCCCTCCCTTCGCCCGGAACCGGCAGTTCCAGATGTGGGCTACCGCGATCCTTCTGTCGCTCATCGTTGCCTATCTCCTGACTCCCACGGTTCATTTCATCCCGCCCAGCTACAAACTGGGCTCCATTGCCGCCAGAGACATACGGGCAGACCGTGATTTCTTCGTGGAGGACAAGGCTGCAACGGAACTGAAGAGGATGGAGGCGGTCAATTCCCTTCCAGCGATCTATGATCTGGACATGGATATGCCCGATCGGCAGCGGCTGCAGATCGAGCGTGCTTTTTCCGCCATGGAAGCAGCGATCCGGGGCATTGACCGGACAGCCCTGTCGGTGGGTGTCCTGACGGTCAAGGACCTTGGAGAAATCGCGCGTGGACGCAAGGATATGGAGCAGGTCCTCGGGGTTTCCATTCCGGAACAGGAGTTCCAGGTCCTCTTGAAATACCGCTTCTCGGCGGATCTGGCGGGCAAGATTGTCCGGCTGCTCACGTCCGTCTATCGGACGGAGTGGATTACGAATGTCAGCTTTCTCACCCGGGACACCAGGAACGGCATCATCGTCAGGGATCTCAAGACACAGCAGGAGGAGCGGTTGTCGGACCTCTCGCCGATCTGGCACATGAGGGACGCGGAGAATCTGGTGCGCCGGAAAGCCTCCCTTGTCCTGAGGGATGAACGGGAGGACGTCCGGAGGGCCGCCACCGGCCTGATCATCAGGCTCATTCAACCGAACCTGATCCTGAACCAGCCGGCAACGGAAAAAGAGCGCAAAACCGCCATCGACACGGTCAAGCCAGTCCTCTACCAGGTCCAGAAAGGAGAGGTGATCACCCGGGAAGGGCAGAAAATTACTACGTCCGACCTGGAAAAAATCACGGCCCTCTACAAGATCGAAAGCGACAGCGTGACGGAAAAGATTGCCATGTATGCGGGCATGCTGCTCCTGACGATGTTCTTCGCGCTGACCCTATATACCGTAGCCCGCCGCTGGCTTCGCAAACCCAATCAGGAAAACGCGGATCGAATCTTTCTTTCCCTGACGATTCTCCTTCATTTTCTACTGATCAAGGCGGGGATTTTTGTGGCGGGGGCGGTAAACCGCGCCTTTCCCTTCATTCCCACCGAAGCGGTCTATTACGCAATCCCGTTCGCATTCGGCCCGATGATGGTCGCCTTTCTCATCATGAGGAAGCTGTCCCTCCTGTTTGCCGTATTCACGTCGGTTCTGGCATCGTTTCTTTTCGACAGCCTCATCTCCATGACGCTCTATGCCCTCCTGGGAAGCATCGTGGGCTCCTACTACATCGCCCACTGCCGCCAACGGTCTTCTTTCCTGCGGGCCGGTTTCCTCCTCGGAATCGTCAACGTGGCGATCATCCTCTGCCTGGGGCTCCTGGAAGGTTCGCTGTCCGATATGGCCATCCTGGCGAAGCTGGCCATGGGATTCCTCGGGGGTCTCCTGTCCGGCATTTTCGTGGCCGGAATCAGCCCCCTGTTCGAAAGCGTATTTCCCTACACGACCGACATCAAGCTCCTGGAGCTGGCCAATCTCAACCAGCCCATTTTCCAGCGGATGATCATCGAGGCACCCGGCACCTACCATCACAGTGTTGTCCTCGGCTCCATGGTCGAAGCCGCCGCGGAGAGCATCGGTGCCAATTCCCTCCTGGCAAAAGTGGGCGCCTATTACCACGACATCGGGAAACTGGCCAAACCCCTCTATTTTATAGAGAATCAGCGGGACGGGGAAAACAGGCATGAAAAGCTGTCTCCCCGGATGAGTGCACGGGTCATCACCGCCCATGTCAAGGATGGCTGTGAGCTGGCCGCTCAGGCCGGCCTGAACCAGGACGTCCTCAACATCATCCGGGAGCACCACGGAACGAGCCTGGTCACCTACTTCTACGAAAAGGCCCGCAAAGACAAGGATCCTTCCATCCGAGCCCTTCCGGAAAGCGATTTCCGATACCCCGGTCCGAAACCGCAAAGCCGCGAATCGGGTCTCGTTCTCCTGGGGGATGTCATGGAGGCATCATCCAGGACGCTGACCAATCCAACCCCGGCCAGGATCCGGAATTTCGTCCAGGAACGGATCGAACGGGTGGTCGCCGACGGCCAGCTCGATTCCTGCGCTCTGACGCTGATGGATCTGAACATGATCGCCGAGAGCTTCACCCGAATCCTGACGGGCATGTTCCATCATCGCATCGACTACCCGGCTCCACCCGCCCGGGAAACAAACGGACGGAAGGAGTCATCCACTCCCAACGGACAGAATGGACATCTGGATCGAAAACCGACAGAAAAAGGAAAAGATCGACCGGCGTCGGGTGCGGAGCGCGCTGCGTAA
- a CDS encoding PhoH family protein, giving the protein MKPRSDSISEGKIVFPDNNTLRTLLGEHDRHIKLLEKLRAVRVGVRGNVLSISGDADDVELAENLLNQLYCLIEKGYPLYSSDIDYAHRILSEDSRTNLERIFLDTVFIPSKKRPITPKSIAQKGYIDAIRKHDMVFGIGPAGTGKTYLAMAMAVSCLLEKKVHRIILARPAVEAGEKLGFLPGDLSEKVNPYLRPLYDALHDMMDFERASAMISKGIIEVAPLAFMRGRTLNDSFVILDEAQNTTSEQMKMFLTRLGFGSKAVITGDVTQIDLPEEKASGLVEAERILGRISGIRFVYFSELDVVRHPLVQDVIRAYNHLGRSRRRADDNGT; this is encoded by the coding sequence TTGAAGCCTAGATCCGATTCCATATCCGAGGGAAAAATCGTTTTCCCGGATAACAACACTCTTCGGACGCTGCTGGGCGAACACGACCGGCACATCAAGCTTCTCGAAAAACTCCGGGCGGTCAGGGTGGGGGTCCGTGGCAATGTCCTGTCCATTTCCGGCGATGCGGACGATGTGGAGCTGGCCGAGAATCTTCTCAATCAGCTGTATTGCTTAATAGAAAAGGGCTATCCTCTCTACTCGTCCGACATCGATTACGCACACCGGATTCTATCGGAAGACTCGCGGACAAACCTGGAAAGAATCTTCCTCGATACGGTTTTCATCCCCTCCAAGAAGCGTCCCATCACCCCCAAGAGCATCGCCCAGAAGGGATATATCGATGCAATCCGCAAGCATGACATGGTGTTCGGCATTGGACCGGCGGGAACGGGGAAGACCTATCTGGCCATGGCCATGGCGGTTTCCTGCCTCCTGGAAAAGAAGGTGCACCGGATCATCCTGGCCCGGCCGGCCGTCGAGGCGGGCGAAAAACTCGGATTCCTTCCCGGAGACCTCTCCGAGAAGGTCAATCCGTATTTGCGCCCCCTGTATGACGCCCTCCATGACATGATGGATTTCGAACGGGCATCGGCCATGATTTCCAAGGGTATCATCGAGGTGGCACCGCTCGCGTTCATGCGTGGCCGTACCTTGAATGATTCCTTCGTGATCCTGGACGAGGCCCAGAATACGACCTCCGAGCAGATGAAAATGTTCCTGACCCGGCTCGGCTTTGGATCAAAGGCGGTCATCACGGGGGATGTCACCCAGATCGACCTTCCGGAAGAAAAGGCCTCCGGCCTCGTGGAAGCGGAACGGATCCTGGGACGGATTTCCGGCATTCGCTTCGTCTATTTCAGCGAACTGGACGTCGTCCGCCATCCTCTTGTTCAAGACGTGATCCGGGCTTACAACCATCTGGGCCGAAGCCGCAGACGGGCGGATGATAACGGAACATGA
- a CDS encoding ATP-binding protein: MHGLKLRKTDILRILEDSLQTLSVPQSVEVVLKSEIRDKDVWLDHERIVKALADLEQNAVEAMPRGGTLTVSGEESADRIMITIRDTGTGIPEEYMDELFTPFFSTKPVGEGTGLGLPSAYGTVKAHRGAMSIESNARPEDGPTGTTVKISLPRRLIQPPSGKHTIILDDE; encoded by the coding sequence TTGCACGGATTAAAATTAAGAAAAACCGATATTTTACGCATCCTTGAGGACAGCCTCCAGACCCTCTCGGTGCCGCAATCCGTTGAGGTTGTCCTCAAGTCCGAGATCCGGGACAAAGACGTCTGGCTGGACCACGAACGCATCGTGAAGGCCCTGGCTGATCTTGAACAAAACGCTGTCGAAGCCATGCCCCGGGGCGGTACGTTAACGGTCTCCGGCGAAGAAAGCGCCGACAGGATCATGATTACGATCCGCGATACGGGGACGGGGATCCCGGAAGAATACATGGACGAGCTGTTCACGCCCTTCTTCTCGACCAAGCCGGTCGGCGAGGGGACGGGACTCGGACTCCCGTCGGCATACGGCACGGTCAAGGCCCATCGGGGTGCAATGAGCATCGAATCGAACGCCCGTCCTGAGGATGGTCCGACCGGTACCACGGTGAAAATCTCGCTGCCGAGACGGCTGATTCAGCCCCCGTCGGGGAAGCATACGATCATCCTCGATGATGAATGA
- a CDS encoding SpoIIE family protein phosphatase gives MRQVVECSWRSLNKAGEELCGDSVIIRTGPDSFVAVLSDGLGSGVKASILSTLTAEIAARLFESGISVEEVMQTIVETLPECNVRKLAYATFAVLIVNEGHRAHLVEFDSPPLIMIRDNAIFELQTDKREVSGRLIRETRFDVRDGDYLVMISDGYEHAGLGGIYRLGWRWPNIALAVQRFVQTGVDTHRLMLALSRTCMKLYDDKPGDDSTVIAMKIRPAVSLTVLTGPPADRNLDTSAVSRLMDAEGYKIICGGSTAQMAARVLDRKLEVEWVPPWKRMDDKPARKKGSPPTALLQGVDLVTEGILTLGQAVELMRTVGTSEDLPHDDDAATRLARYLLDADDIQLIVGSAINPNQVADLIRGEPMRMVYIRELVQDLTRRNKQVHVERI, from the coding sequence GTGAGGCAGGTTGTCGAGTGTTCATGGCGCAGCCTGAACAAGGCCGGGGAAGAGCTATGCGGGGACTCGGTCATTATCCGGACCGGTCCGGACTCTTTCGTCGCCGTGCTGTCGGACGGCCTTGGCAGTGGCGTGAAGGCGAGCATCCTCTCCACGCTGACGGCGGAGATCGCCGCCCGTCTCTTCGAATCGGGGATCTCCGTGGAAGAGGTCATGCAGACCATTGTGGAGACCCTCCCGGAATGCAACGTGAGAAAACTGGCCTATGCCACGTTCGCCGTCCTGATTGTGAATGAAGGCCATCGCGCCCATCTCGTGGAATTCGACTCCCCTCCCCTGATCATGATCCGGGACAACGCAATCTTCGAATTGCAGACGGATAAGCGGGAGGTGAGCGGCCGCCTGATCCGGGAAACCCGCTTCGACGTCCGGGACGGCGACTACCTGGTCATGATCAGTGACGGCTACGAACACGCGGGCCTCGGTGGGATTTACCGGCTGGGGTGGCGATGGCCGAATATTGCACTGGCGGTGCAGCGCTTCGTCCAGACAGGCGTGGACACGCACAGGCTGATGCTGGCCCTGTCGCGGACCTGCATGAAGCTCTACGACGACAAACCCGGAGACGATTCGACGGTCATCGCCATGAAAATCAGGCCGGCCGTGTCCCTGACCGTTCTCACGGGTCCCCCCGCAGACCGGAACCTGGACACAAGCGCCGTTTCCAGGCTGATGGACGCCGAAGGGTACAAGATCATCTGCGGGGGAAGCACCGCCCAGATGGCCGCCCGTGTTCTCGACAGGAAACTCGAGGTGGAGTGGGTGCCTCCCTGGAAACGGATGGATGACAAACCTGCCCGGAAAAAGGGCTCTCCCCCTACGGCACTCCTCCAGGGAGTCGATCTTGTCACCGAGGGGATCCTGACGTTGGGCCAGGCCGTGGAACTCATGCGGACCGTCGGGACCAGCGAAGATCTCCCCCACGACGACGATGCGGCCACCCGCCTGGCGCGTTATCTTCTCGATGCCGACGACATACAATTGATCGTCGGTTCCGCCATCAATCCCAACCAGGTTGCCGACCTGATCCGCGGCGAGCCGATGCGCATGGTGTATATTCGCGAACTCGTTCAGGATCTTACCAGGAGAAACAAGCAGGTCCACGTCGAGCGCATCTGA
- a CDS encoding [Fe-Fe] hydrogenase large subunit C-terminal domain-containing protein yields MSEPVIITNTALCHDCYRCVRNCDVKAIRVMNGQAQVVQELCILCGTCVRVCPQKAKGVRSARQIVVQALREGRKVVASVAPSIPAFFPLRSFAQVEEVLKSLGFHAAEETAVGAHIVAQAHREYMEQSTDHWPVIASSCPVIVNLVEKYYPDLIGHLAPIVSPLIAHGRILARKYGPEAFIVFIGPCIAKKMEIHDEAVAGVVQAAMTFQGLQEWMKEADIDWPEAGERQGDPVLETARLFPIEGGLIGTARMNTDILDKRMVIASGLRACRDVLEDIRSGQIHASLAELLACKGGCVNGPVMAGMEGGIYAAREKVIRFQSRCQPELPMPRENWPDVGRGYRDRMERIPEFSEEEIQKVLHRINKYTPDDELNCGACGYSSCREKALATLRGMAEVTMCIPYMRRRSESLRQVVMDATPNAILIVDDDLMVQDMSPSAETLFRKTMSEVKGTHLSCLISVLDDFIHVRDTGEPVIGKARRLKEDLIGEQSIFRVEGQLLMVAIIRDVTEREQEREQFHVIRRETLERTREVLGKQMRVAHEIAHLLGETTAETKATVTHLAKLLEGEDRE; encoded by the coding sequence ATGAGCGAACCGGTCATCATCACAAATACAGCCCTGTGCCACGACTGCTACCGCTGCGTGCGGAACTGCGACGTCAAGGCGATCCGGGTCATGAACGGACAGGCCCAGGTCGTTCAGGAGCTCTGCATCCTTTGTGGCACCTGCGTCCGCGTCTGCCCCCAGAAGGCAAAAGGCGTGCGTTCCGCCAGGCAGATTGTGGTTCAGGCCCTCCGGGAAGGCAGGAAAGTCGTTGCCTCCGTAGCCCCGTCGATTCCCGCTTTTTTCCCGCTCCGGAGCTTTGCGCAGGTGGAGGAGGTCCTGAAATCACTCGGGTTTCACGCCGCCGAGGAAACGGCCGTCGGTGCCCACATCGTGGCCCAGGCCCATCGCGAGTACATGGAGCAATCGACGGACCACTGGCCTGTCATCGCCTCCTCCTGCCCGGTCATCGTGAATCTCGTGGAAAAGTACTACCCGGACCTCATCGGCCACCTGGCACCCATCGTATCGCCCCTGATCGCCCACGGCCGGATCCTGGCCCGGAAATACGGCCCCGAAGCGTTCATCGTTTTTATCGGCCCCTGCATCGCCAAGAAGATGGAAATCCACGACGAAGCCGTCGCCGGGGTCGTCCAGGCGGCCATGACATTCCAGGGTCTCCAGGAGTGGATGAAGGAAGCGGACATCGACTGGCCGGAGGCCGGGGAACGTCAAGGAGATCCAGTCCTCGAAACGGCGAGGTTATTTCCCATCGAGGGCGGACTGATCGGCACGGCCAGGATGAACACCGACATCCTGGACAAAAGAATGGTCATCGCCTCGGGTCTCCGGGCCTGCCGCGATGTCCTCGAGGATATCCGCTCAGGACAGATTCATGCCTCCCTGGCGGAGCTCCTGGCATGCAAGGGAGGGTGCGTCAACGGGCCGGTCATGGCCGGCATGGAAGGGGGCATCTACGCAGCCCGGGAAAAGGTGATCCGTTTCCAGAGCCGATGCCAGCCCGAGCTGCCCATGCCCAGGGAGAACTGGCCGGATGTGGGCAGGGGGTACCGGGACAGGATGGAGCGCATTCCGGAATTCAGCGAGGAAGAGATCCAGAAGGTCCTCCATCGCATCAACAAGTACACCCCCGACGACGAGCTGAACTGCGGAGCCTGCGGCTACTCCTCATGCCGGGAAAAGGCCCTGGCCACGCTGCGGGGAATGGCGGAAGTGACCATGTGCATTCCCTACATGAGGCGCCGTTCCGAATCGCTCCGCCAGGTGGTCATGGACGCCACACCCAACGCGATCCTCATCGTCGACGACGATCTGATGGTCCAGGACATGTCTCCCTCGGCGGAGACGCTGTTCCGGAAAACGATGTCCGAGGTGAAAGGCACGCACCTCTCCTGTCTCATCTCGGTCCTGGACGATTTCATCCATGTGCGCGACACGGGAGAGCCTGTCATCGGCAAGGCGAGGCGACTGAAGGAAGACCTGATCGGCGAGCAGTCCATCTTCCGCGTCGAAGGACAGCTTCTTATGGTGGCCATCATCCGGGACGTCACGGAACGGGAGCAGGAAAGAGAACAGTTTCACGTCATCCGGCGGGAAACCCTGGAACGGACCCGGGAGGTTCTGGGAAAGCAGATGCGGGTGGCCCATGAGATCGCCCATCTCCTGGGCGAGACAACGGCGGAGACCAAGGCCACGGTGACCCATCTGGCTAAACTTCTGGAAGGAGAAGATCGGGAGTGA
- a CDS encoding (2Fe-2S) ferredoxin domain-containing protein, with product MLIITICVGSSCSLRGSDELASGIQRLIEKEKLEGLVDIVGAFCMDACSKGVSVTVDNREFSGIRPEDAEAFFYREILPLVSDHEILRGRS from the coding sequence ATGCTCATCATCACCATCTGCGTCGGCAGCTCCTGCAGCCTCCGGGGGTCCGATGAACTGGCCTCGGGAATCCAGCGGCTCATCGAGAAAGAGAAACTCGAGGGGCTGGTCGACATCGTCGGTGCCTTCTGCATGGATGCATGCTCCAAGGGCGTTTCCGTGACGGTGGACAACCGCGAATTCAGCGGCATCCGGCCGGAAGACGCGGAGGCCTTCTTCTATCGTGAGATTCTTCCGCTTGTCAGCGACCATGAGATCCTGAGGGGGCGATCATGA